AGCACTCGCTGCACGGCCTGGAGGGCGCCGGTCATGCGCTCCACGATGACGAACTCCTCGGTGAAGGAGGGGTAGCCCACCAGCACCTTGAGCATGAAGCGATCCACCTGGGCCTCAGGCAGGGGGTAGGTGCCCTCCACCTCGATGGGGTTCTGGGTGGCCAGCACCAGGAAGGGCTGGGGCACCGGGTAGGTCTCCCGCCCGATGGTCACCTGGCGCTCCTGCATCACCTCCAGCAGCGCGCTTTGGACCTTGGCCGGCGCCCGGTTGATTTCGTCCGCCAGGAGCAGGTTGGTGAAGACCGGGCCGAAGGAGGTGTTGAAGTCGCCTGTCTTCTGGTTGTAGATGCGGGTGCCCACCAGGTCGGCCGGCACCAGGTCCGGCGTGAATTGGATGCGCTTGAACTCGCCGCCGATGGCCTGGGCCAGGGTCTTGATGGCCATGGTTTTGGCCAGCCCCGGCACCCCTTCCACCAGGATGTGACCCCGGGCCAACAGGGCCACGATCAGCCGCTCCAGCAGGTGATCCTGGCCGACAATGATCTTTTTGACCTCGTAGAGCAGGCGCTCGATGATGAGGTTCTTGTCGCCGTCGAGGGGGGGTGGAGTGGTCATGGTTGGTGTTTTTCCTGGTAGGTAGTGGATTGGTAGTTGGTAGACGGTAGTTGGTAGACGGTAGACGGTGGTCGTGGTGGGGCCAGGGTGCGCATA
Above is a window of Litorilinea aerophila DNA encoding:
- a CDS encoding AAA family ATPase: MTTPPPLDGDKNLIIERLLYEVKKIIVGQDHLLERLIVALLARGHILVEGVPGLAKTMAIKTLAQAIGGEFKRIQFTPDLVPADLVGTRIYNQKTGDFNTSFGPVFTNLLLADEINRAPAKVQSALLEVMQERQVTIGRETYPVPQPFLVLATQNPIEVEGTYPLPEAQVDRFMLKVLVGYPSFTEEFVIVERMTGALQAVQRVLTTDQLMALQQEVDQVYVDPALIEYAVKVVGATRQPREVGLAELAPYITFGASPRASINLILTARALAFMRGRMYALPQDVRDMVHDVVRHRLVLSYEALSDNVSADDLLDQILARIPLPEVSVHEQIRARGVR